In Felis catus isolate Fca126 chromosome B1, F.catus_Fca126_mat1.0, whole genome shotgun sequence, the sequence GAGTGTGCGCGCGCGCTGGGGGTGGGGTCGCGCCAAAGAATCCGAGTTAGTGGTGGAAGGGGAGTGGTCAGTTTTCGGAGAGTCGTGCATCGGGAATTGCGGACTCGGTGACCTGCGGCCCactcaggaaacagcaggtgTCTACCCTGCTGCGAGCTTATCCTCAACTTCCTAGCGGCTCCCTTTGGGCTGCTGCAAGAGTCAGGGTTGAATTGCGAACCGACCCCGGGAAGGGCGGGGCGCAGGGCCGCAGAGGGGTGGTGCAGGTGGGCGGGCCGCGCCTGGGTGAGAAGGCTGGGCCTATAAAGTGCTCGCGGCCCTAGGGGCTATGCTGCTCGTCGGAGCGGGTGCTACGTGGGCTTGGGGCCGATCGCTGCTCGGGTCTGCAGGTCTCTGAGCCTCCGAGAGAGGAGGAGAGTGCCTGCCTCCGTTTACCCCGCAGCTCAGCCGGCGAGCGCGCCAGCCCCAGGGAACCCCAGGCAGGTGAGCGAGGCTGAGGCcttgggggagggagcagggccgGAGGGCTCTACAGTTCCGGGCGCAGGGGTGAGCCCCGCAGGGCAGGTTGGCTCCAAGTTTTGCTAACTTTGAATTCGTTTTAGGTTGCGGCTGTAGCCGGCCTCTCCACTCCCGGGACTTTGTAAACTGGAGTTGCGGAGGCCGGTCCCTCCCCTTTGGAAAATGACTGGCTCGGCTAGTTTGCTTCGGGGACGCAGGGCATTTTGGAAGCCTCTGCACGTCTTGCCTCCTTTTGCAAATCTGCCCTTGTTGCCTTCTTTTTCCAGCGCCCCGGAAAGGCCGTTCCGCCCCGCGAGGGAAACGGAGCCGTTGACCATGGTTGCAACTGGCAGTTTGAGCAGTAAGAACCCGGGCAGCATTTCAGAGTTGCTGGACCATGGCTTCCACCCGGGGAGCCTGCTGAACGGTGAGTTTCCCAGCTGCCCGCCTCTCTCCACTCCAGAGTCGAAGCCCCTGGATAGATAGACGAGATGGGCGGGCGGGCGGTGGCGCCCCTTTCCTTGATGTCGGAGCACTACAAAATCCATCTGAAAAGACTCCTTCCCAAACTTTCTAGCACCTTCTGTTCATGGTAGTGAGAAACAAaaggagcaaaaaataaaataaccgaAGGCTGCATGGTCTAGTTTGCGGCCAACAGGCTGTTTGGGATTAAAAGTTATCTAGATTCCTTATGGGGTTGTGAAGTTACGGcgaattttaagtgtacagttttgTGTTTTAACAAATATGTTCACCCTTAGAACCCCTGCCATCACCCCTCCCCTCAAATTCTCATGTACCCATTTGCCATCAGTTCTCCACTCTCGCCCTCCCTTGTCCCCAGGGGAACAATGATCTGCTTTTTGTCTCCCTAAATTAGTTTCGCCTCTACagtttcatgcaaatggaatcatgtaatatacACTTTTACAACTGATTCCTTCCCGGCAGCCTAGTGATGTGGAGATCCTTTAATGTTGTGGCTTAGATCAGTATGCgttccttttgattgccgagtagtattctaTTTGTACATACACCCAGTCTTCTGTTTTTAATGCcgaaaggaaattttaaaacagcgGTGGTGCAGGACACATTTTCATTTGCAGTTTTAAGCAGCAGTTTCTAGGTTAACATAATGCTCTGGCACTAAGGAACTGTGTGGCATAGACAAATTGCCTAAGATCTTTGGGTCTTCCTCATTTAGAAGGCAAAGTGGTTGATGACCTAATTTTATAGGCCAAAGCTCTAAAATTCTCTGTCTTCAATATAGGTAAAATACGGAGCCTTCTAATTAGGAGcgtatttgtttcatttagttataaaaaaaaatgatctaacTGAATGCATGATGtggagagaggaaaaggcaggAGTCAATGAAGGTGAAGTATGCCTAGGGAGAGGAGCCATGCTCActtgactctgtgtgtgtgtgtgtgtgtgtgtgtgtgtgtgtgtgtgtgtgtggtgtggcaACCTGCCAAGTGGTAGGATTAATTTGGAAGGTAGTAGGTGACCAAATGCAGAGTATCTCTTTTCCTTTGAgcaaatctaattttattttcctaggactgttttgttttgcttggctACGAAAACTACCCAGCCAGTTATAAATATCCTCGTGAACCTCAAAGGTCTTTCCTTTGAGCAATTTTTAATCAGAGTGGTTGAAGCTAAAATTGGGATCTGCAGACCATTCCAGTAGAGACtttgaaagaaagacacaaattcaATATTTAATGTAACTCAGTAAGTTCATCTCAAGTTCATCACTAAGGAACAGGAGCAAAACTTCTGTGTTTTACAAGAACAAACACATATAATCTTAGAAAGTAACAgtccatcaaaacaaaaaaaaaaattataaccattTTTATTCCAGAGGTAATGTGTGTTCTctgtaaaacaaaattagaaaaccctcagagcaagtgagggagcaagaaagaaaaaatcactgGTGTTCTCAGATAACCATATATGGATTTTTGAGACAATCTGTAAGCTTGTGTGTGTATACGCatgtaagtgtaaaaaaaaaaaaaaaaaaaaaaaaaggttatgcCCTATTTATCAAAACCTTTATCCCATAGATGAATTTCCAGTCTCAGTCACGTTCCAATCTCAAGTCACGTTTAGTGACTTGCTGGGTTACCCAGCTAGTTAACAGCAAAGTGAAGTCTCCGGACTCCCAAACAAACACTAGCAACAGGTAGACATAGTAGATAGATAGAAGTCACCAATGTTGTTATCCtgatgtgtttctttctttcaccttgaACTTAACGTTTTCTGCAGATTTTGACTACTGGGATTATGTTGTTCCTGAACCCAACCTCAATGAGGTGATATTTGAGGAGACGACTTGCCAGAGTTTGGTTAAAATGCTGGAAAACTGTCTgtccaaagcaaagcaaaccaaacTTGGTTGCTCAAGAGTCCTTGTCCCTGAGAAACTGACCCAGAGAATCGCTCAAGATGTCCTGCGGCTTTCCTCCACTGAGCCCTGTGGCCTGCGAGGCTGTGTTATGCACGTGAACTTGGAAATTGAAAACGTATGTAAAAAGCTGGATAAGATTGTGTGTGATTCGAGCGTGGTGCCCACTTTTGAGCTCACACTTGTCTTTAAGCAGGAGAACTGCTCATGGACTAGCTTCAGGGACTTTTTCTTCAGCCGAGGTCGCTTCTCATCTGGCCTCAGGCGGACTCTGATCCTGAGTTCAGGATTCCGCCTCGTTAAGAAAAAGCTTTACTCCTTGATTGGAACAACAGTCATTGAGGAGTGCTGAGgaggaaacattttaaaggcCCTTCTTACAATTGGATAATAAAACTGCGCAGCTGCCCCCTGAGAGTCATTTGTAGTCACCCTGCCTGCTCTCAACGAGAAACCCCACACTGAGTCATCTCCCTTCCATGCCTCCACGTTGACAGCAACCCAACTAAAAAGCTGATTGATTTCATGGCCTTTGAGAAAGGACCCGAGAAAGCGTACATTGTCTGCCTGTATCAcatgttttcacaaatggcaTGGAATAAAAGAAGCAATCCACTTTAGTTTTCCGTGTGACCTCGCTTTTTCCAGGTAgtcttgctaaagagactgtaaACCAACTGTGCCTAGTTTGATCTTCATATggcttttttttctatatgtttccACAGCGATCCTTTCAGTCACAGAAACTTAATGATGCTTAGCCTGTCAAAACTTCCAGC encodes:
- the DDIT4L gene encoding DNA damage-inducible transcript 4-like protein; this translates as MVATGSLSSKNPGSISELLDHGFHPGSLLNDFDYWDYVVPEPNLNEVIFEETTCQSLVKMLENCLSKAKQTKLGCSRVLVPEKLTQRIAQDVLRLSSTEPCGLRGCVMHVNLEIENVCKKLDKIVCDSSVVPTFELTLVFKQENCSWTSFRDFFFSRGRFSSGLRRTLILSSGFRLVKKKLYSLIGTTVIEEC